A region of Anguilla anguilla isolate fAngAng1 chromosome 18, fAngAng1.pri, whole genome shotgun sequence DNA encodes the following proteins:
- the LOC118218182 gene encoding elongation of very long chain fatty acids protein 6-like, which yields MNETDHHLHLVEYDFERRFDERVAIEWMQENWSKSFVFCGLYAAAIFGGQHFMRERQKLDLRKPLVLWSLGLALFSIIGAVRTGWYMLHVLNTSGFKQSVCDQSFYSGPVSKFWAYAFVLSKAPELGDTVFIVLRKQRLIFLHWYHHITVLLYSWYSYKDRVAGGGWFMTMNYLVHSLMYSYYALRAAGVRVPRPYAMIITTSQIAQMAMGLTVSGLVYLWMQEGHCPSYLDNIVWSSLMYLSYLLLFSSFFYQAYLKGPQAKGHKSE from the exons ATGAATGAGACGGACCATCATCTACATCTTGTAGAATATGACTTTGAGCGGCGATTTGACGAGAGGGTCGCAATCGAATGGATGCAAGAAAACTG gagcAAGTCGTTCGTGTTCTGTGGCCTCTACGCAGCGGCCATATTTGGGGGCCAGCATTTTATGCGGGAGAGGCAGAAGCTGGACTTGCGCAAGCCATTGGTGCTCTGGTCACTTGGACTGGCCCTCTTCAG CATCATCGGGGCGGTGCGGACCGGCTGGTACATGCTGCACGTCCTCAACACCAGCGGCTTCAAGCAGTCCGTGTGCGACCAGAGCTTCTACAGCGGGCCCGTCAGCAAGTTCTGGGCCTACGCCTTCGTGCTCAGCAAGGCCCCGGAGCTGG GTGACACTGTGTTCATCGTGCTGAGGAAGCAGCGGCTGATCTTCCTGCACTGGTACCACCACATCACCGTGCTGCTGTACTCCTGGTACTCCTACAAGGACCGGGTGGCTGGCGGCGGCTGGTTCATGACCATGAACTACCTGGTGCACTCGCTGATGTACAGCTACTACGCGCTGCGGGCGGCGGGGGTGCGCGTACCCCGCCCCTACGCCATGATCATCACCACCTCCCAGATCGCCCAGATGGCCATGGGCCTGACGGTCAGCGGCCTGGTCTACCTGTGGATGCAGGAGGGCCACTGCCCCTCCTACCTGGACAACATCGTGTGGTCTTCCCTCATGTACCTCAGCTACCTGCTCctgttctcctccttcttctacCAGGCCTACCTCAAAGGCCCCCAGGCCAAGGGCCACAAGTCGGAGTAG